One part of the Lytechinus pictus isolate F3 Inbred chromosome 3, Lp3.0, whole genome shotgun sequence genome encodes these proteins:
- the LOC129255695 gene encoding uncharacterized protein LOC129255695, with protein sequence MSETVQDEKPSNDSGSVVGESEKQADGSIPSLEGESLQAEEESLKSASQDGNGSIAGKSETTGEEGEKMKEGSDEQNGSQISTQSKDEEETSEATETADSFSSTEIHSSRRWRGKKKKDEPVIPDGEHTVTLSVVIAKAIPTVDDPDMPKLEDVMKKKKQRIVEAPKAQGYYHCQYHLLPDDADPIRTDVVTFGMAAKIYTEHDSKVLKTWQEGDLTWIAWSHSHKLHVTRDLLLKLFNHTLELRVWESKEKVSPKARFDRPKAFRLPQGKPGEDAQDIGGVRSLVLKQSRSYEALQPKKFCLDRPVPTKGPPELGDMKQYQKRDEKGRLVHDAKHSHTQSREGSKALLPKPPHASEHIVKPQHLHHKSQSARKMSKAESTTTSKLSQRAASSPPHGKDSKQKKESLSALQGKEGEIDGATPCSGTRRVFKDSPMQREAKRKSYKAEQAAAANAAHIKKFGNACIPIRMKLLFADLKTVTNRLDSPVVGIRDVFITVSLDGPLMSPDQRLDLNPLVLKVVSALDMPDTPLSHAELERRCLPVYTSYKFYKQPEYMSVRREHSKNIYWDDVNVELLGIIPKGELLEYLRGAPLEIQVHDRDRRPEDIKQKPTLFGEDTEDDKISNVGMVASKRTTHNPFKGRIKPWDPYGIAKIDLSGLLLGEKIIYQTSPIHNCPLPDLLGRGVKNNRLIGVSNAADGPKDEPLPVGHYIDSDARLKVRLEVAHAITTPQKVQSKPEVETPAESPFSRIIYIFDYKNTKFLHQLLRLVTSINAAALDLAHLPDHIVEAALSTYKLSPAQQKSSDLDIVTGFQILDGEKHIFVLEGLRDYSINNLWCSLPRPQKQDGVIFEALYNSDMMFSERKYAALDVDLCRIKLHEPMSVIVKQPLLYVRDMVPRPCFEALIKLDQLVNQDKLRNVSKNDLYPSAESIVSLSREFGVPLTTADFEDLKERDEPVYLSEDAVRSHSASQVLPSLRPRRIWTPLQIYNPDYIMYKEQMELMGPMHDFIKENINHVNKISEENTAKKVKPRTIRIEPVNGVAHNYSTQTLNATEQAKELLRQELAQEPDRRFTYCKDFNSASVVPVNVEAVKKAEEQRSKDMWQAEDGFIYPGIPSAIESNVHPMKPDPARRDELKESWIENVLHANVLKPTLEYRNRYEWAQRDQDMNLWRKPLPGGFQPVPPITIHLAGDTLKGEKQAVKNTEQDVWRSKVKVYDTRMHFHRVAPDTELMAAGFKSSNQIDRLRGLLKDDAEKLSLVQENFQDMPALSVVMNPSVDTAAREAGLPIPEVNSDRASMLGERPNFMPGAYPHASLALSSNRIPIRDMEHAKFEELKGYDFRLYHKDRGPMHKRHIEPLATADRDNHLFRNMPAKPYQEPSKLRPGNVCFHKPPPGIYPAHVHTEFYYPDREKFLDMGETRKNATQKKKVLESAM encoded by the exons ATGTCAGAAACAGTGCAAGATGAAAAGCCTTCCAACGACAGTGGATCAGTCGTTGGGGAGAGTGAAAAACAAGCAGATGGCTCAATTCCATCTCTAGAAGGAGAGAGTCTTCAAGCAGAAGAAGAAAGTCTGAAGTCTGCATCTCAAGATGGAAATGGTTCAATCGCTGGAAAGTCAGAAACCACTGGCGAAGAAGGAGAGAAGATGAAGGAAGGATCAGATGAGCAGAATGGATCACAG ATAAGTACACAATCCAAGGATGAAGAGGAAACGTCGGAAGCAACCGAGACGGCCGACTCCTTCAGCTCCACCGAGATTCATTCTTCAAGAAGATGGCGGGGCAAGAAGAAGAAAGATGAACCTGTGATACCTGATGGTGAACATACTGTTACCCTCTCAGTTGTGATCGCTAAAGCGATACCAACAG TGGACGACCCGGACATGCCGAAATTGGAGGAcgtgatgaagaagaagaaacagagGATAGTTGAGGCGCCCAAGGCACAAGGCTACTACCACTGCCAGTACCACCTACTCCCTGATGATGCCGACCCCATAAGAACGGATGTCGTGACCTTTGGCATGGCAGCTAAGATCTACACTGAGCATGACTCCAAGGTGCTGAAGACATGGCAAGAAGGGGATCTGACATGGATTGCGTGGTCTCATAG CCACAAACTTCACGTCACCAGGGACCTTCTTCTGAAGCTTTTCAATCATACCCTCGAACTACGGGTTTGGGAATCAAAAGAGAAGGTCTCCCCCAAGGCCCGCTTCGACCGCCCCAAGGCTTTCCGCCTGCCCCAGGGTAAGCCTGGAGAGGATGCCCAGGACATCGGTGGGGTGAGATCGCTGGTTCTCAAGCAGTCAAGGAGTTATGAAGCCTTGCAACCAAAAAAGTTCTGCCTGGATAGACCGGTGCCGACAAAGGGACCGCCTGAACTTGGAGATATGAAGCAGTACCAGAAAAGAG atgaAAAAGGGAGACTTGTTCATGATGCAAAGCACAGTCACACACAGTCTCGTGAAGGTTCCAAGGCGCTATTGCCAAAACCCCCGCATGCTTCAGAACACATCGTCAAACCCCAACATTTGCATCATAAATCCCAATCTGCAAGGAAAATGAGCAAGGCAGAGAGCACTACAACATCCAAACTGTCCCAGAGAGCAGCTAGTTCACCTCCACATGGCAAAGATAGCAAGCAAAAGAAGGAGAGCTTGTCGGCTTTACagggaaaagaaggagaaattgACGGAGCTACCCCTTGCTCAG GAACGCGGAGAGTATTCAAGGATTCACCAATGCAGCGAGAAGCCAAGAGGAAATCTTATAAAGCTGAGCAAGCTGCAGCTGCAAATGCCGCACACATCAAGAAGTTTGGCAATGCCTGTATTCCCATCAGGATGAAGTTACTATTTGCAG ATTTGAAGACGGTCACCAATCGCCTAGATTCACCGGTTGTAGGGATCCGAGACGTTTTCATCACCGTCTCCCTAGACGGCCCTCTTATGTCCCCTGACCAACGATTGGACCTTAACCCCTTGGTCCTCAAGGTCGTCTCTGCCTTAGATATGCCCGACACACCTCTCAGTCATGCTGAGCTTGAGAGGAGATGTTTGCCGGTTTATACATCATATAAGTTCTACAAGCAACCAGAATATATGAGTGTTAGGAGGGAACACAGTAAGAATATCTACTGGGATGACGTCAATGTGGAGCTGCTAG gTATCATTCCAAAAGGAGAACTGCTGGAGTACCTACGTGGAGCTCCGTTAGAGATCCAGGTACATGACCGAGACCGAAGACCTGAAGATATCAAGCAGAAACCAACTCTGTTCGGTGAAGATACAGAGGATGATAAGATTAGCAATGTGGGCATGGTGGCAA GTAAGAGAACTACACATAATCCTTTCAAGGGAAGAATAAAACCATGGGATCCGTATGGCATCGCCAAGATTGACCTATCTGGCTTGCTTCTTGGTGAGAAGATCATCTATCAGACATCACCCATCCATAACTGCCCTCTTCCTGACCTCTTGGGGAGAGGTGTCAAGAACAACAGGCTGATTGGTGTGTCCAACGCAGCCGATGGACCAA AAGATGAGCCATTGCCTGTTGGACACTACATTGATTCAGATGCAAGGTTAAAGGTCAGACTAGAGGTTGCCCATGCTATCACGACCCCACAGAAAGTGCAATCTAAACCAGAGGTGGAAACTCcagcagag AGCCCATTCTCTCGTATCATCTACATCTTTGACTACAAGAATACAAAATTCCTTCATCAGCTTCTGAGATTAGTAACATCAATCAATGCTGCAGCCCTAGACCTAGCACATCTTCCAGACCATATTGTAGAAGCAGCTTTATCCACCTACAAACTCTCACC GGCTCAGCAGAAGAGTTCCGACCTAGACATCGTAACTGGTTTCCAGATCCTAGACGGAGAGAAACACATTTTTGTGTTGGAGGGACTAAGGGATTattcaatcaacaatttatGGTGCAGTCTGCCCAGACCACAAAAACAAG ATGGAGTAATTTTCGAGGCCCTGTACAACTCCGATATGATGTTTAGCGAGAGGAAGTATGCTGCCCTCGATGTTGACCTGTGTCGTATCAAGCTTCATGAGCCTATGTCTGTCATTGTTAAGCAGCCTTTGCTGTACGTCAGGGACATGGTGCCAAGACCTTGCTTTGAGGCACTCATCAAACTTGATCAG TTGGTAAATCAAGATAAACTGAGGAATGTTAGTAAGAATGACCTGTATCCTTCTGCTGAGTCTATCGTCTCATTAAGTCGAGAGTTTGGTGTTCCTCTCACCACAGCCGACTTTGAAG ATTTGAAGGAGCGTGATGAGCCGGTGTACCTGAGTGAGGATGCCGTCAGATCTCACTCTGCCTCTCAGGTCTTACCTAGTCTTAGACCTCGTAGGATCTGGACCCCACTACAGATCTATAATCCGGACTACATCATGTATAAAGAACAGATGGAACTCATGGGTCCTATGCATGATTTTATCAAAGAGAACATT AATCATGTGAACAAGATAAGCGAGGAGAATACGGCTAAGAAGGTTAAACCACGTACCATTCGGATTGAGCCTGTTAATGGTGTGGCCCATAATTACAGCACACAGACACTCAATGCTACTGAACAAGCCAAGGAACTACTAAGACAGGAACTCGCACAA GAACCAGACAGAAGGTTCACCTACTGCAAGGACTTCAACTCTGCTTCTGTTGTTCCTGTCAATGTGGAGGCAGTCAAGAAGGCAGAGGAACAGAGATCAAAGGACATGTGGCAGGCCGAAGATGGTTTCATCTACCCTGGCATCCCATCAGCAATAGAGAGTAACGTCCATCCCATGAAACCAGACCCAGCAAGAAGGGATGAACTAAAGGAG TCCTGGATAGAAAACGTCTTGCATGCCAACGTCTTGAAGCCAACCCTAGAATATCGCAACCGTTACGAATGGGCGCAACGGGACCAGGATATGAACCTCTGGCGGAAGCCCCTCCCAGGCGGCTTTCAGCCTGTCCCACCAATCACCATCCATCTCGCCGGCGACACCCTCAAGGGGGAAAAACAGGCCGTCAAGAACACCGAACAAGACGTCTGGAGGTCGAAGGTCAAAGTGTACGATACGCGGATGCACTTTCACCGGGTCGCCCCGGATACGGAGCTGATGGCGGCAGGGTTCAAGTCCAGCAATCAGATCGACCGTCTCCGTGGCCTGCTCAAGGATGACGCCGAGAAACTGTCACTGGTGCAGGAGAACTTCCAGGACATGCCTGCGCTGTCCGTTGTCATGAACCCATCGGTTGACACGGCAGCCAGGGAGGCGGGGCTGCCTATCCCTGAGGTCAACAGTGATAGGGCATCCATGCTTGGAGAGAGACCAAACTTCATGCCCGGTGCCTACCCCCATGCCAGCCTGGCCCTCTCCAGTAACAGAATACCCATCAGGGATATGGAACATGCCAAGTTTGAGGAACTCAAGGGATATGATTTTAG GCTTTACCACAAAGATCGAGGACCAATGCACAAACGTCACATCGAGCCTCTAGCCACCGCAGACAGGGACAACCATCTCTTCAGGAACATGCCCGCCAAGCCTTACCAAGAACCTAGCAAGCTTAGACCGGGCAACGTGTGCTTCCACAAACCCCCACCTGGCATCTACCCTGCCCACGTTCACACCGAGTTTTATTACCCTGATAGAGAGAAGTTCCTCGACATGGGAGAGACCAGGAAGAATGCGACGCAGAAGAAGAAAGTTCTAGAGTCCGCCATGTAA